The following are encoded together in the Deltaproteobacteria bacterium genome:
- the ruvB gene encoding Holliday junction branch migration DNA helicase RuvB encodes MKAKKKPVFDQPEELLPVATASLEAGGDKPEDHVEGSLRPRSLNEYIGQDGVKQNLRIAIDAAKQRGDVLDHTLFCGPPGLGKTSMAHIISREMEVNIHATTGPVIERPGDLAAILTNLDSGDVLFIDEIHRLNRVVEELLYPAMEDFQLDLVVGQGPSARTVKLDLKRFTLVGATTRAGLLTSPLRDRFGSTFRLDFYQVADLEKIIRRSAAILGLVIDASGTAEIARRSRGTPRIANRLLRRVRDFAQVKNHGVIQRDVAREALQLLEVDDVGFDKMDRAILLTIIEKFNGGPVGVETIAAAIGEEKSTVEDVYEPYLIQEGYLQRTPRGRLATLQAYRHFGMTRSDGGAQGQLF; translated from the coding sequence TCATGTTGAGGGATCACTACGACCACGGTCACTCAACGAATACATTGGCCAAGACGGTGTCAAGCAGAATTTACGCATTGCTATCGATGCTGCCAAACAGCGTGGCGATGTGCTTGATCACACCTTGTTCTGTGGTCCACCAGGCCTTGGTAAGACGTCAATGGCCCACATCATCTCACGCGAGATGGAAGTGAATATTCATGCGACGACTGGTCCAGTGATTGAACGACCTGGTGACTTAGCAGCGATTCTCACCAACCTCGATAGCGGAGATGTGCTCTTTATTGATGAGATCCATCGACTCAATCGTGTGGTTGAAGAACTGCTCTATCCAGCGATGGAAGATTTTCAGCTCGACCTTGTAGTAGGGCAGGGACCATCGGCACGTACTGTGAAGCTTGATCTGAAGCGCTTTACTTTAGTAGGCGCAACAACGCGAGCTGGATTGCTGACGTCACCCCTACGTGACCGCTTCGGTTCGACGTTTCGCCTCGACTTCTATCAAGTGGCGGATTTGGAGAAAATTATCCGCCGTTCCGCTGCAATTCTTGGCTTGGTTATCGATGCGAGTGGCACGGCAGAAATTGCTCGCCGCTCGCGTGGCACGCCGCGCATTGCCAACCGTTTGTTACGACGGGTGCGTGATTTTGCCCAGGTGAAGAATCACGGTGTCATACAGCGCGATGTGGCACGTGAAGCCCTGCAGTTGCTGGAAGTCGATGACGTCGGCTTCGACAAAATGGACCGTGCCATCCTCCTCACTATCATCGAGAAGTTTAACGGTGGACCGGTTGGCGTTGAGACCATTGCGGCGGCCATCGGTGAAGAGAAAAGTACGGTCGAAGATGTCTACGAGCCATACCTCATCCAGGAGGGCTATCTGCAGCGGACCCCGCGTGGACGACTGGCCACATTGCAAGCATATCGTCATTTCGGTATGACGCGATCTGACGGTGGTGCGCAGGGACAGCTCTTCTAA